In Prochlorococcus marinus XMU1406, the genomic stretch TCTTCTTTAATGAATTCATAAACACTCGTTATTACCCCTAAATTTTCTTCTTGGGAGGGAGCCCATTTTTTATTCTCCATTAATATTTTTTAAATTATTTTCCACAATATCGTAATAGGTTATGTCTACATAATCAGCATCTGAACAACATAAATCTCCATATAGTTCCTCTAACAAATCGTATGCATCTGAATACTTATCAAAACTTTGAACGGTTAATTCGTCATCCTTTCCATCAATTCTAATTATTTTGTAGGTCATATTTTACTTAGATGAAAAAAAGTATATTTTTTTTTGATTCATTAAATCATCTTATAAATAAAAATCTTATTTAGAAGTATTAGTTGGGTAAAGCTTCTGAATTTTATTTTTCTGAATTTCTATTTTTCTTCGTTCAAATTTTTTTGCCATTATTTTTCTGATAAATAATTGTGGGATAAGCCAAACTAATGCAATAGCTATAGCCATGAAAGCTGGATTTCTCCACGTTAAGCTAATAAGCTGTTGTATAAATTCTTGATTGGAAATTTCCATACATTAAATTTTGATGATAAAAATATCTTTATTTTCTTTTTATAAAATCTTTTAAATATTAAAATTTATTATAACCTTAAAAAATTTTATAAGGAATTTTATAAATTTTTTCTTTTTCTAGTTTCCTTTTTTTATTTTTGGATTTAGATTATTTTTATTTTTTAGTTCAGAGATGTCGACTTATCTAATTACAGGATCAAATAGGGGGATTGGATTAGAACTTTGTAGGCAAATTCATAAGAGGGGAGAAAATGTAATTGCAACTTGTAGGAAAGCTTCAAAAGAACTTAAAGATTTAGGAGTGAGAATCGAAGAGAATATAGAAATTTCTTCTGATGAGTCGATAACAAATTTGTGTAAAAAACTATCTGGCGTTAAATTAGATTGCTTAATTCATAATGCAGGAATTTATGAATTTAATTCTTTCGAAAACTTAGATAAAAAAAGTATTTTGCGGCAATTTGAAGTCAATGCATTGAGCCCAATATGTATGACTCAATCTCTTAAACATCTTTTAAAAAGATCTTCTAAAGTTGCTTTTATCACAAGTAGAATGGGATCTATTGAAGATAATACATCTGGAAGTTCTTATGGTTACAGGATGTCTAAGGTAGCCTTGTCCATGGCAGCAAAATCACTTTCCATGGATTTATCAAGAGAAGATATTTATGTAGCTATTTTGCATCCTGGATTAGTAAGTACAAGAATGACTGGCTTTACAAGAAATGGAATTAGTCCTGAAGAATCAGTAAATGGCCTTTTAAAACGTATTGATTCTCTAAATAAAAATAACTCGGGCACGTTTTGGCATGCCAACGGAGAAGTTTTGCCTTGGTAATATCTATATTTTTATTTTTAAGAGATTTATATATTAGATTTGTTAAAAAACTTTTAAATTTTTAACATATTTCTTTCCTTGTTTCATTCTTTTAGTTATCTTTAAAAAAACATTAGTAAAGGAGGTGATTCATTGTCGTATCTACCGAAAAATGCGGTTATCAAAGGGACCGTGAATTCAGTATCTTCATCACATTCATCGGTCTCTTTTTCTTTGATAAAGAAAAAAGGTTTTATAATCAATAGATTTATATAAATCAGTCACTTCATAATTAAAAGCTCTGCTTCTCAAGGAGTTGCAGAGTTTTTTTTATGAATTTCAATAATCTTTCAAGGTGTATGCTATCTTTTTTGGCCAAAATATATTAAGGCTAAAAAAGATATAGTGCTCACCAAAGCGATTAAATACCACCCAGTTGAGGAGTTGCTAGTTACTTCTGTCATTTATTCTGATTTTTGTCGGAGGCATTTATTATTTGAGTGAAAATCACAATTGAGATCATTAAAAAAACTAAAAGTATGTAAGTTACGTTCATTTATAGAAAAATGCTAATTACTAAAAAGATTATTCCTAGAACTACCGTAACAATTGCTCCATCAACTAATAAGTCTTTCCATGTATAACTTTTAAGCATCTTTTTTTTATCTTCTTCGCTCATAAGGTTCTTCAACCACGTCCAATCTAAAAGCTGCGTCAATGCAACACCAAAGATTAAATGACCAATCAAAATACCAAACAGATCAATTCTAGAAATATCTTTAGTGAGTCTTGTAATAATAAAAAAGTCCACTAGCTTTTGTCTTTATTAGATAAGGCTCCACCTTCTTCTTTATATTTTTCCCAAGCTTCACTTATTTTTGCTTTAGAGAAGTTTTGTTTGCCCTTAGAGAATTGATTTTTGAGATTATTAAAACTATTTATCAGCTCTTTTTTTGTTGGTTCATCAAGAAAGTTTGATGTTAATTTCCATAAGTACCAGCTACTAGCTAGTAAAAGAATTAATCCCAGTAATTGCATATTGGTTTTTTACTATGCTACAACTTTTTAAATGGTTTCGATAAATTAATTTATTTAATACCTATAGAATTTTTTTTGATGTTAAATCAAAATTAAAACTTTAACCAGTGGAAAAATATTCTATCCAGCAACCATATAGTTAATCCTCCTTCCAAGAAAGCTAGCCAGTACATACCATAATCTGAAAAACCCATTTGTTCTTTGACTGTTTTAATTAATTTTTTATGAGCTTGAATGAGATCTTTCATTAATAAAAAAAATGTTCTAAAGCTCAGGTATTTCTTGAACTAAAAAACCCTTTCCATAGCAAGATAGACACGTTTTAGTCTCATCTAATGAAATTCTTAGAAAACCTGCTCCATTACATCTGAAGCAATTTACTTTAGAAGTTGAGTATAGTTTTGACTGGATTTTAGCAGCTCGATTTAAATAAGAAACAGTTTCTTTTCGACCGTTTGCTTTAGCAGCTTTGTTTAAAAGCTTTTTGTAGTTGACTTTAAGTTCTTGGGTATTCATCTTTTAAATGAAACTAGTTTTCAAATATTGGTAAAAAGAAGCAATAAATAATTAAAATAAGCCCTATAAATTTACCGTTTATATTTCTAATCTGATCTCATGTTGAGATTTAACTAATATAACGGATATTTTTTTTTAATGTTTATTGTAGGAGTAATATTTTTTTATTTTTAATAGAAAATTTATATTTGATGAATTCATTTGAAATATCTAAAAACAAACTATAAATTAAAAAGATTGCTTGAAAAAATATAATTTTGGTGAATCTAGGAGACTATCCAGCTTTTTTTAAATTTTTAACTAAAAAATCATTTTCGTTAGTAAGTACATCAAACTTTGATTTCTTAAATTTTTCTTTGATTTCAATAGTCGGATTTTTTTTAATTTTATTAGTATTCATAATTTTAAAAGTCAATCAAAAAAAAAAGACAATTTAAATCCTACTGATCGTCAAAACAAAATGTGGATATTTTTTTTAAAAAAGAGAAAATATTTTATTTTGCACATAGAAGATTTAATTCAATCAACATATTGTGGAAAACCCTGTTGAAAAACACTAAAAAAGTGGATAACTCTCGGGGAGCATGATCAAAACAAGCTTTTCTGGAATAATTTTTAAGTATTAATACTTCATCAAGAAAAGTTTAAATATAGTTTAAGATGCTTCATAATCTATTGTTATAACTGTGGGATCATTACTTTTATATTGATAAAAAGGATTTTTACTAGAAACTAGTGTTGAGAAAAAATTAAAAAATTTATTTTTGAATGATGTATCAAATTGACAATTAAAGTTAAGAAAAACAAAAGGAAACTTGAATTTTTGAAATTTTGTCTCATCTGTTTAAATTAAGTCTTGATTCGGTTTTCTCTATGGCAACACTTCCCAAACGCAAGATTAATCAAATAGGTTTGTATGAGTTAAATATTTAAAATGACAGAAGAAAAAAAGGATTCAAAAAAATGTTCTGGGAAGAAAAACATTATGTTTGCCTATGGTTTTATACAACTTGGTTCTAGTTTCGTATCTGCACTAGCTTTAGCTGCTATTGCTTTTGGATTCTGTTCAGTAAAAAAAGAGTCTAAACTTTTTAATAAATGTGTTGACGAAATTATTGAAGATGGTGGTACTAATTCAGAGGCGGTAAGGTATTGCAATGGGGGCATTTAAAAGTCTTTAACAGAAAAATTAAATGGATTCGACAAGTGATTTGATAATTGACTCTTTAAAAGAGGAGCCAATTGGTGAAACTGATCACTTTATTTGGTTTATAACAGATATTGGTATTGTTGCCCTATTTAAAAAAGATGAGAACTTTGAAACTTATAGTTCGAACGTCGAAATTGAGGCAAATAAAATTGCTTTGGATATAAGCAAAGAAGAAAAAGATTATCTCAAAATAAAAGAGAGACAGCTTTTCTTGTTTTATTCATAATCTAGGATTTAGTTCTTGATTTAGTAAGATGGCTCAAGGTTAAAGGCCGTCTCAGTAATATTGTTTTCACTAATTAATTCGTAGGTTAGCTCTTTATTTAGGGCATTTATATAAGATGTATAAAGTTTCCCCCAAACAAATTCAAATTCATCTTTACTTAAATTCTTGAAAAGAATTTCTCCTTTGAAGTAAATGTGATAAGAATCATTCATCATGGAAAATTAATCTTATCCTTTTTAACGCAGTGAAATATGTATGTAGTATAAGGCGCTACTAAAAAAAAATTTATATTTAGAAGTTAGAAATACTTTTAGACTATCCGTGTATTCATTTTTTGTTTTTTGAATAATCCGACTGTCTCATCAAGATCCATACAAGGCTGAATACTTATATCCATTAACCTTCTCCAGGGATGCCATTGCTTCCAAATTGTCTCAAGAGAATCTGCACTCACTACAGAATGTCCAATCCCATTTTGAACCATAAAAATCCAAGAATGAACCTCATAGTTTTCAGGTCTGTTTTGGGGACCACCTGATTCGTACCAATTAATTAGCATTTCTGCCCCTTCTTCTTGATCCTCGCCATCTGTAAATTCGTAGGAAATCAAATACCTTTGCATATAGATTATTGTTAAAATCTCTAAACCATTTTAACTCTAGATTTAGATATTGCCTCCCAATTTAATTAATGCTATGAAGTTTATAGAAGTGATTGTTTTAAATGACCGAAAAATTTGGGAAAATTAAAAAGAATATTTTGACTAATTTATCTTTTATAAATAAGACAATCTTGAAGTATTTTCAAAACCATGATCTGTTCGTATAGCTCCAGTTAACAGATAAAATTTGATACTTTTTAAAATACCTTAAATTAGTTACCATATTTGTACTGTATAGATACCAATGATAAATAAAAAGGATCAAAGTGATCCAATTGATAATTTAGAGTATGAAAAAGTTCTAGAAGAAGAAATAATTAATTCGTACGAAAGTAAATTTCAGAAAGATACTGAAGAAGATATTAAAAAGATTAAATTCTACAGACTCAAAAGAACTCCATTAGAAATATTAAATAGGTCATTTTTCTTTTTCTTTATTGGAAGTTTTCTTTTCTCATTGTTTTTAGCTTATTCAGAAAGTAAGTTATGGTTCATACTTTATGTAATAAGTGCATTGTCATGTGTTTTCTATACTCCTAACAGAAAGGCACTTAAAGAATTAATAGCAGCTTGGCCAAATATAGAGGATCTCATTAAAGGGAGGAGTTTGTGGAGAAAAGGTAAGTAAAAAGATTATGAAACCGTTAAATTCATTTAAAAAGTGGTTATTAAATATTCTTGTGCCATACATTGAGGGCACCAACAAGAAGAAAGAGGATAAAAAATGAGTCTAATAAAGGTTGGAATTATTGTTGAAATTTTTTTGTTTGTGGGAGTTTTTTTATGGGTTAGGAAACTAACTAGTAATAAAGGTAGACAACCATCTCTATCAAAAAAAACAATTAAAAATCTCAAATTTTAGAATTTTGATCAAAAAATAAGGAATCTTTATAAAGAGATTAAATTTATGGGGAATTTATTTACTTTTTTCTCTCACTTTGTGTATGCAATCGGTTAGAACATCTATATCTTTCTTAAAAATATGGTTTCCTCCATTCAAGGTCTTGCTCCAATAACCAATCCATTAAATAGTGTCTTAGTAGAAAAGAAACTAATAAATGTTGATCAAAAGTTTATTCAACTTGTTTCTCTGGCAGAAGGTTTACCTCGTACAGAAGTTATTGAAAGTGGAAGGAATTATTGGAGAGGTGTTTGTAGGAGCTTGATTTTTAGATTTCCTGATGACCTTGAAATTTTAAAGCTTGATGTAAGAAGTTATGTAGATAGATCTAAAGGAATCATTCAGATAAGATCTGCAGCCAGATTAGGTCAATCAGATTTAGGCGTTAATCTAAGAAGAGTGGAATACTTGTTTAATCAATTAGAGCAATTTTAATTAATCTGTTTTTTATAAATTTAAGGTTCTTTTTACTAAATAGGTGTGCTTTAATTCATAAGAATATTTGAATTGCCATGGTAAAGATAATCTTAGTTGGAATTATTGTCGCACTTGTATATTCTCAACCTGACCTTCGTCTTACCGTCGCTGATTGGTTAAAAGCAGCTTCTGATTTTCTTATTGAATCAGTACAAGTAAAACCTTGAATTAATTTTTAATGAAGCATTAAAAGAGACCTGAGACAGTAATCATTTGTTTAATGCATACAGCTACGAAAATAAATATTATTATCCTGCTTAATATGTATTTCACTTCAACAAATAAATAGTTTTAGGAACATAATAGAAAATTTTTTTGAAATTTTTGAATAGTTAACGATAATAAGGGATATGAAGCTTAGATTATTTGAGTTC encodes the following:
- a CDS encoding SDR family oxidoreductase; this encodes MSTYLITGSNRGIGLELCRQIHKRGENVIATCRKASKELKDLGVRIEENIEISSDESITNLCKKLSGVKLDCLIHNAGIYEFNSFENLDKKSILRQFEVNALSPICMTQSLKHLLKRSSKVAFITSRMGSIEDNTSGSSYGYRMSKVALSMAAKSLSMDLSREDIYVAILHPGLVSTRMTGFTRNGISPEESVNGLLKRIDSLNKNNSGTFWHANGEVLPW
- a CDS encoding molecular chaperone DnaJ, producing MNTQELKVNYKKLLNKAAKANGRKETVSYLNRAAKIQSKLYSTSKVNCFRCNGAGFLRISLDETKTCLSCYGKGFLVQEIPEL
- a CDS encoding DUF3303 domain-containing protein, whose translation is MQRYLISYEFTDGEDQEEGAEMLINWYESGGPQNRPENYEVHSWIFMVQNGIGHSVVSADSLETIWKQWHPWRRLMDISIQPCMDLDETVGLFKKQKMNTRIV
- a CDS encoding DUP family protein; the encoded protein is MINKKDQSDPIDNLEYEKVLEEEIINSYESKFQKDTEEDIKKIKFYRLKRTPLEILNRSFFFFFIGSFLFSLFLAYSESKLWFILYVISALSCVFYTPNRKALKELIAAWPNIEDLIKGRSLWRKGK
- a CDS encoding DUF1499 domain-containing protein, with the protein product MVSSIQGLAPITNPLNSVLVEKKLINVDQKFIQLVSLAEGLPRTEVIESGRNYWRGVCRSLIFRFPDDLEILKLDVRSYVDRSKGIIQIRSAARLGQSDLGVNLRRVEYLFNQLEQF